From Spirochaetota bacterium, a single genomic window includes:
- the tsaE gene encoding tRNA (adenosine(37)-N6)-threonylcarbamoyltransferase complex ATPase subunit type 1 TsaE: MQRTTYITKSQEETFALGIELGTKAKPGDIFALVGQLGTGKTILTKGIAKGMGIDEEITSPTFTLLEVYEAPIPLYHFDLYRISDDTELENLFFEEYWFDEGVSVIEWADRAAQRLPQGIYHITLEYIDNNRRKITIEHPAS; encoded by the coding sequence ATGCAACGTACAACCTACATAACCAAATCGCAGGAAGAAACATTTGCATTAGGCATTGAACTTGGCACTAAGGCAAAGCCAGGAGATATTTTTGCACTTGTTGGCCAGCTTGGTACAGGCAAAACCATATTAACTAAAGGAATTGCAAAAGGTATGGGTATTGATGAAGAAATAACAAGCCCTACCTTTACACTGCTTGAAGTTTATGAAGCGCCTATTCCGCTTTACCATTTTGACCTGTACCGCATTTCTGACGATACCGAACTTGAAAATCTTTTTTTTGAGGAATACTGGTTTGATGAAGGCGTATCGGTCATTGAATGGGCTGACAGAGCTGCCCAACGCCTCCCCCAAGGTATATACCACATAACGCTTGAGTACATCGATAACAATAGGAGGAAGATTACCATTGAACATCCTGCTTCTTGA